The following proteins come from a genomic window of Pleuronectes platessa chromosome 2, fPlePla1.1, whole genome shotgun sequence:
- the nuf2 gene encoding kinetochore protein Nuf2 has product MAENTFPVYTADAIVNFYRTEVLTGQEAKHFTKADLTPAPKPEAVQTLYMRVLHLLYRFRPECHSMVPLLENIQYPVYHEGATAIMSVYLRMRQFLPMCLVYDFSLNDLLAPKKQKTLTVLSAIMNFLHFRKQRMDFVLEKQAKFRADMDRLQTCIRSNREAEKKIEMLTTIPPEQQAEADELAAAVSELQATTMHECQEVNVKNDCIAEWKTNIAEKSQKLAHMKVDVSNLKEDIGKLKSQIVESPEELRTQMERMRENVKSIKNSITEADERAVELQNMVQNVTHTEAEIQQMYNLLQDLESSMNNAKQRQEMYQELTAQYEKKQKEIKNLCAEEAQLKRAQGMKLDKESKQNIRRQMKKEMKENHVEDILGQCNQIHQKREDMADKIHEISRETLQLKTKIQSLRDVCSKETEKAQALYDALSASMDDLHKRIETQIVDLKQDFIKNSTNF; this is encoded by the exons ATGGCTGAAAACACGTTCCCCGTCTACACGGCGGATGCGATAGTGAATTTTTACAGAACAGAGGTTCTCACCGGTCAAGAAGCGAAACACTTCACGAAGGCCGACCTGACTCCTGCTCCCAAG CCAGAGGCAGTTCAAACACTGTACATGAGAGTGCTGCATCTCCTGTATCGTTTCAGACCCGAGTGTCACTCCATG GTTCCACTTCTGGAGAACATTCAGTATCCAGTTTATCATGAGGGAGCAACTGCTATCATGAGCGTCTACCTGCGCAT GAGGCAGTTTCTGCCCATGTGCCTGGTGTATGATTTTTCTTTGAATGACCTTCTAGCCCCAA AGAAACAGAAGACTCTGACAGTTCTTAGTGCAATCATGAACTTCCTTCacttcaggaagcagaggatggaCTTTGTCTTGGAGAAGCAGGCCAAATTT AGGGCAGACATGGACAGACTGCAGACTTGCATCAGAAGCAATCgagaagcagagaaaaagaTCGAGATGCTGAC CACCATCCCGCCGGAGCAGCAGGCCGAGGCAGACGAGCTGGCGGCCGCTGTGTCTGAACTTCAGGCCACCACCATGCATGAATGCCAGGAAGTG AATGTAAAAAACGACTGCATCGCTGAGTGGAAAACCAATATCGCAGAGAAGTCTCAGAAACTG gCCCATATGAAAGTGGACGTCAGCAACCTGAAAGAAGACATCGGCAAACTCAAGTCTCAGATCGTGGAGTCTCCTGAGGAGCTGAGGACTCAGATGGAGAGGATGAGGGAGAATGTCAAGAGCATCAAGAACTCCATC ACGGAAGCGGATGAGCGAGCGGTGGAGCTGCAGAACATGGTGCAGAATGTGACTCACACTGAGGCTGAGATCCAGCAGATGTACAACCTGCTgcaggacctggagagcagcatgAACAACGCCAAGCAGAGGCAGGAGATG TACCAGGAGCTGACTGCTCAGtatgagaagaagcagaaggagaTAAAGAACCTGTGTGCGGAGGAGGCCCAGTTGAAGAGAGCTCAGGGCATGAAGCTGGACAAAGAGTCCAAGCAGAACATCCGGAGACAGATGAAGAAAGAGATGAAGGAGAATCACGTTGAAGACATTCTGGG GCAATGTAACCAAATCCATCAGAAGCGCGAGGATATGGCCGACAAAATCCATGAGATCAGCAGAGAGACGCTACAGCTGAAGACCAAGATCCAGAGTCTGAGAGACGTGTGCAGCAAAGAGACGGAGAAAGCTCAG GCTCTGTATGACGCCTTGTCAGCGTCAATGGATGATTTACACAAAAGAATCGAGACGCAGATCGTGGACCTGAAACAAGATTTCATCAAGAATTCTACTAACTTTTAG
- the cfap57 gene encoding cilia- and flagella-associated protein 57, whose protein sequence is MSAVVAQSHFIFGLRRGVDNNVCFFDEQTVVFPCGNNCVCYNTVHRHQRFIPGSEKSQGMRALAISSNRRYLAVSECGEKATITVFDLQHEQGRKRKVLTAGDVPVQEFVCMAFSPDSKYLIGQTGGPEWMLIFWLWEKQKVLASVKTSNANNPITQVSFNPYNNMQLCVSGTGVFKLFRYSEGALKQSSFPKVESINFLCHTWMTAERVIAGTDTGRLLVFESGDLRREINTSSKGVQEQPDRQVGTRMIRDTDVDETSTVSRITAILSYSKGFVCSMGPGTVCLFEKTDDDSYRKSRGIKILPDPHSNEMTQADCQEIDTMCISPAEETLAISTDQGQLYSVSLSSVDIHKDERVHFEFLSQSFHSKSITGLSVCLRKPLAATSSLDRSVRIWNYETKALELYKEFQEEAYSVALHPTGLFILVGFSDKLRLMNLVIDDIRTFKEFTVRSCRECAFSHGGHMFAAVNGNVIHIYSVTSFENILNLKGHNGKIRGIEWSLDDSRLVSCGIDGAVYEWNTQSGKRESESVLKSCSYTDVAFSSDCKSILAVGSDLMLKEIQDCQVLREVPADEVAHTAIAVSHSGRVVFTGAASGTIRAIKYPLPIQKDWIMYQAHCGPVTKMVITYDDQFLLTASEDGCLSMWKIIDKEGRGLKSNRQIVHTEEILVTKSDLEEKTQNMLELKMRLEELQMENEYQLRLKDMNYNEKMKEISDKFTQQIKSLQTAQQTMKTEMEKNDCEHQESSAEVRVKHSRELKDLETSYSQKLIVEHEKHQDLQHQYQRMKEDFEIQRKSAEEHNIQALEELTQSYEAKLQEKTQQLAQYQEEAEQEICGFKEIIKQVEEDEERKIHDIQIKYEKKLHTVKETNTNLKGETGIMAQKSHSLQRQIEDRGTDINKLKQERQRLLGLIRSLESDIEDLKRQIAGHEKTNQDKDKTISGLKKKNQELEKLRFVLDFQLSELKKQTEPQQDEISEKQERIRQLQEELLQTDQSNTQLKLTVSDLRLKLRTRDKEMHKEMQKLKDLEIHLQRLMSDLHNCVGFIQDPRKLKESVQMIYTRYVPQTEGVEKSGVDQDVQRAFGRQRDHQERTVNSLKMRAAKSAEEHEETYFRIMKENVSLITEINDLRKELCLVRTQVGDYKAQLTSYKRSHQLRPNSGEGPKKEPTHEDVS, encoded by the exons GCTCAGAGAAAAGCCAGGGTATGCGTGCTTTGGCCATCAGCTCCAACCGGCGTTACCTGGCAGTGTCGGAGTGTGGCGAGAAGGCCACCATCACAGTGTTCGACCTGCAGCATGAGCAGGGCAGAAAGAGGAAGGTTCTGACTGCAGGGGATGTGCCTGTTCAAGAGTTTGTGTGCATGGCGTTTTCCCCTGATTCCAAGTATCTCATTGGCCAGACAGGCGGTCCGGAGTGGATGTTGATCTTCTGGCTTTGGGAAAAGCAGAAAGTTCTGGCTTCCGTGAAGACCAGCAACGCAAATAACCCGATCACCCAG GTCAGCTTCAACCCTTACAACAACatgcagctgtgtgtgagtgggacTGGTGTGTTCAAGCTGTTCCGCTACTCAGAGGGAGCCCTGAAGCAGAGCAGCTTCCCAAAGGTGGAGAGCATCAACTTTCTGTGTCACACGTGGATGACAGCGGAGCGGGTGATCGCTGGGACGGACACGGGCAGGCTGCTGGTGTTTGAGTCTGGTGACCTGCGAAGAGAGATCAACACATCATCCAAGGGTGTGCAGGAGCAGCCTGACAG GCAAGTGGGGACAAGGATGATCAGAGATACTGACGTAGATGAAACCTCGACGGTTTCTCGCATCACAGCCATCTTGTCCTATTCCAAGGGCTTTGTGTGCTCCATGGGTCCAGGCACTGTTTGTCTCTTTGAAAAGACAGACGACGACAGCTACAGGAAGAGCAGGGGGATAAAG ATTCTGCCAGACCCACACAGCAATGAGATGACCCAGGCTGACTGTCAGGAGATTGACACCATGTGCATCAGCCCAGCAGAGGAGACCCTGGCCATCAGCACAGACCAAGGACAGCTGTACAGCGTCAGCCTGTCCTCTGTGGACATCCACAAG GATGAAAGGGTGCATTTTGAGTTCCTGTCTCAGTCCTTCCACTCAAAGTCCATCACTGGTTTATCCGTCTGCCTGCGGAAGCCCCTCGCAGCCACCAGCTCTCTGGACCGCTCTGTCCGCATCTGGAACTACGAGACAAA AGCGTTGGAGCTGTACAAGGAGTTCCAGGAGGAGGCGTACAGCGTGGCTCTGCACCCCACTGGCCTCTTCATCCTGGTGGGCTTCTCAGACAAACTCAGGCTCATGAACCTGGTTATCGATGACATCCGCACCTTCAAGGAGTTCACTGTGCGCAGCTGCAGAgag TGCGCTTTCAGCCATGGTGGCCACATGTTTGCAGCGGTCAATGGAAATGTCATTCACATCTACTCCGTCACCTCTTTTGAGAATATCCTAAATCTGAAGGGTCACAATGGGAAG ATCCGTGGCATTGAATGGAGCCTGGACGACAGCCGGCTGGTGTCATGTGGGATTGATGGTGCGGTGTATGAGTGGAACACACAAAGTGGCAAGCGCGAATCCGAGAGCGTCCTCAAGTCCTGCAGCTACACAGATGTGGCCTTCTCCTCAGACTGTAAGAGCATTCTGGCTGTGGGAAGCGACCTCATGCTGAAGGAGATCCAAGATTGTCAA GTGCTGAGGGAGGTTCCTGCTGATGAGGTGGCTCACACGGCCATCGCAGTCTCTCACTCTGGTCGGGTGGTCTTCACCGGAGCCGCCAGTGGAACCATCAGGGCCATTAAATACCCATTACCCATCCAGAAGGACTGGATCATGTACCAGGCTCACTGTGGTCCAGTTACCAAG ATGGTGATCACCTACGATGATCAGTTCCTGCTGACAGCGTCTGAAGACGGCTGTCTGTCGATGTGGAAGATCATTGATAAGGAGGGCCGAGGACTGAAGAGCAACAGGCAGATCGTCCACACCGAAGAGATTCTTGTCACCAAGTCAGACCTGGAGGaaaag ACGCAGAATATGCTGGAGCTGAAGATGcgtctggaggagctgcagatgGAGAACGAGTACCAGCTCCGCCTGAAGGACATGAACTACAACGAGAAGATGAAGGAGATTTCAGACAAGTTTACGCAGCAAATAAAATCTCTGCAAACTGCACAACAG ACCATGAAgacagagatggaaaaaaatgattgtgaGCACCAGGAGAGCTCTGCAGAGGTCAGAGTGAAACATTCCAGAGAACTCAAGGATCTGG AGACATCCTACAGCCAGAAGCTGATTGTGGAGCATGAGAAGCACCAGGATCTTCAGCATCAGTATCAGAGAATGAAGGAGGACTTTGAGATACAGCGGAAGTCTGCAGAGGAGCATAACATCCAagccctggaggagctgacacaGTCATACGAGGccaagctgcaggagaagactCAGCAACTGGCTCAg TatcaggaggaggcagagcaggagatctgtggGTTTAAAGAGATCATAAAGCAGgtagaggaggacgaggagaggaaGATCCACGACATCCAAATCAAGTATGAGAAGAAGCTGCACACAGTAAAAGAGACCAACACAAATCTGAAGGGAGAAACTGGCATCATGGCTCAAAAG TCTCACAGTCTCCAGAGGCAGATTGAGGACAGGGGCACTGACATTAACAAGTTGAAGCAGGAGCGTCAGCGACTGCTTGGTTTGATCCGCTCTCTGGAGAGTGACATCGAGGACCTGAAGAGACAGATCGCTGGACACGAAAAGACCAACCAGGacaag GATAAGACGATCTCCGgcttgaagaagaagaaccaggaACTGGAGAAGTTGAGGTTTGTTCTCGATTTCCAGTTGAGCGAGTTGAAGAAGCAGACCGAGCCTCAACAAGACGAGATCAGTGAGAAGCAGGAGAGGATCCGTCag ctgcaggaggagctgctaCAAACTGACCAGAGCAACACTCAGCTGAAACTCACCGTCTCCGACCTGAGGCTCAAACTGAGGACCAGAGACAAGGAGATGCACAAGGAGATGCAGAAA CTGAAAGATCTGGAGATACACCTGCAGCGGCTCATGTCAGACCTCCATAACTGTGTTGGCTTCATCCAAGACCCGAGGAAACTGAAGGAGAGCGTGCAGATGATCTACACTCGCTACGTACCGCAGACTGAAGGG GTGGAGAAAAGCGGCGTAGACCAAGATGTTCAGAGGGCGTTCGGTCGCCAGCGCGATCACCAGGAGAGGACCGTTAATAGTCTCAAGATGAGGGCTGCTAAATCTGctgaggaacatgaggaaacCTACTTCAGGATCATGAAG GAGAATGTTTCTCTGATTACTGAAATCAATGATCTGCGTAAGGAGTTGTGTTTGGTGAGAACTCAGGTTGGAGATTACAAAGCTCAGCTGACCTCGTACAAGAGGTCCCACCAGTTACGTCCCAACTCAGGGGAAGGACCCAAAAAGGAGCCCACACATGAGGACGTCAGTTAA
- the ap5b1 gene encoding AP-5 complex subunit beta-1, translated as MAVNWADRVSAFSRSPSHFLSGTTAEAFLAELLRELRDDRAGYNVKVLLLSPLCEHPTLLCPSDSVGEETALELMSVFAQCPPKSVQFRCHLLLALTSVLVCTSCVSSRSPVSQDFLDLLLQLSQDPGDLHGDGALHSLRATACDCLRELEACSPGYLSQHIELLGGLRQRETSRFHQAYTGLHTLVLRNAVYQLTQETGAGAEQLKVLLGGNTSVAWEADQDSGRTNNTDSGVLFSLILGPMGSVPTLQTGLDCKELRSILSSLLEESYLLTPLCQAALLHRLTELVAMVPGVPPAIFRAQLLRLLGTSKVCLLHTTLLMKCAFTDSLFSAEDEAFILKRLVVLSQHPLLSTPEKLFYMDCILHFPENRPISCSDRDETLPVLLTPRLASALMPTVFNDSATMLARLNLLSLVYLEEGEEGEGGEGRGVANLYDHLMSLLHIVDSGGSREIVVTFFRAAFLFLLYFYHMERYSSSLVEKLCELYLRHTQLAPHLISLADHTQDSLSESDWAEELLKALQRVITEAPLAKLNLQDLRCHLKMLARVAEEGKIPQCSTLRFLSSIIAPLPSSLCVSGDWRLGTSVLGVCRRLLVHPSLDSLLVPLADILQDLTCCYGDTDIQDHARLYYALLTTLSREKLTGVLAQGATEGGRQIKKRSMSSIVAESEGLRSALTIHQTKKVIFSVVEVNSETRQETQTEKEGDLSHGETDECPGEGKAALEAYRRQFTDPDFASEITLSYQLAHTLPYDPRFDQVFSIRLHFNLTDEHYEELSDISVPCLFRERSSPMVKLRLKPLHPYPTTLQASAIFTTQDGLSWHTILPDIHVAFQQVFTPLPAPSAWGRGGKLDLFEGLWDELCSEGGDCATSLFCCQLKEGALMSLVEKHFLHYLISDWSHKEECKVLFFLPPQSHVLLKITTEEDAVHFDIATDNWQLLPHITSYLLTITSSQDDTHS; from the exons ATGGCGGTGAACTGGGCCGACAGGGTCTCCGCTTTCTCCCGCAGCCCCTCTCACTTCCTCTCGGGGACAACAGCTGAAGCTTTCCTGGCTGAGCTGCTCCGAGAGCTCCGAGATGACAGAGCAGGTTATAATGTGaag GTCCTCCTGTTGTCTCCACTATGTGAGCACCCGACTCTGCTGTGTCCCTCAGACTCTGTGGGTGAGGAGACAGCCTTGGAGCTCATGTCGGTGTTCGCCCAGTGCCCCCCCAAATCCGTCCAGTTCCGTTGTCATCTCCTGCTGGCCCTCACCTCTGTGCTCGTGTGCACCTCCTGTGTGAGCAGCCGTTCCCCTGTATCTCAAGATTTCCTGGACCTGCTCCTCCAGTTGTCCCAGGACCCCGGTGACCTACATGGCGACGGCGCTCTTCATTCCCTCCGAGCCACAGCTTGCGACTGTTTGCGGGAGCTAGAGGCTTGTTCTCCCGGTTATCTCTCCCAGCACATTGAGCTCCTGGGCGGGCTCAGGCAGAGAGAAACCTCCAGGTTCCACCAGGCTTACACAGGACTTCACACTCTGGTCCTGAGGAATGCTGTGTATCAGCTCACTCAGGAAACTGGAGCTGGTGCTGAGCAACTCAAAGTTCTTCTGGGAGGGAACACATCAGTTGCATGGGAAGCGGATCAGGACTCAGGCCGGACAAATAACACAGACTCCGGCGTACTGTTCTCTCTCATCCTGGGGCCCATGGGTTCAGTGCCCACCCTCCAGACTGGGCTTGACTGCAAGGAGTTGCGTTCAATCCTGTCTTCCCTCCTGGAGGAGTCCTACCTCCTCACCCCTTTGTGTCAGGCTGCGCTGCTTCATAGACTGACAGAGCTGGTTGCCATGGTCCCTGGGGTCCCTCCAGCCATATTCAGGGCTCAGCTGCTGCGACTGCTGGGCACGAGCAAG GTTTGTCTCCTCCACACCACCCTGCTGATGAAGTGTGCGTTCACAGACAGCCTGTTCAGCGCCGAGGACGAAGCGTTCATCCTCAAGCGGCTGGTCGTGCTCTCCCAGCACCCACTGCTTAGTACGCCTGAGAAGCTCTTCTACATGGACTGCATCCTGCACTTTCCTGAGAACCGTCCAATCAGCTGCAGCGACAGAGACGAGACGCTACCTGTGCTGCTGACTCCCCGGCTGGCCTCGGCTCTCATGCCCACTGTGTTCAACGACAGTGCAACCATGCTGGCCCGCCTCAACCTGCTGTCCCTGGTCTacctggaggagggagaggaaggggagggcGGAGAGGGCAGGGGGGTGGCCAACCTCTACGACCACCTCATGTCACTGCTACACATTGTGGACAGCGGAGGCAGCAGAGAGATTGTAGTCACCTTCTTCAGGGCCGCCTTCCTCTTCCTTTTGTACTTCTACCACATGGAGCGCTACTCGAGCAGCCTGGTTGAGAAGCTGTGTGAGCTCTACCTCCGCCACACCCAGCTCGCCCCGCACCTCATCAGCCTGGCCGACCACACACAGGACAGTCTGTCTGAGTCGGACTGGGCTGAGGAGCTCTTGAAAGCACTGCAGCGAGTCATCACTGAGGCCCCGCTGGCCAAGCTCAACTTACAGGACCTCCGCTGTCACCTCAAGATGCTTGCACGAGTGGCGGAAGAAGGAAAAATCCCCCAGTGCAGCACCCTCAGGTTTCTGTCCAGCATCATCGCTCCATTGCCCTCCTCGCTGTGCGTAAGTGGCGACTGGCGTCTGGGGACCAGCGTGCTGGGAGTTTGCCGCCGGCTGCTCGTCCACCCGAGCCTGGACTCGCTGCTCGTCCCTCTGGCCGACATCCTGCAGGATCTCACCTGCTGCTATGGAGACACAGACATTCAGGACCATGCCCGTCTTTACTatgccctcctcaccacgctgTCCCGGGAGAAGCTGACAGGGGTGTTGGCGCAGGGTGCGACCGAGGGAGGGCGGCAGATCAAGAAGCGATCAATGTCGAGCATCGTGGCTGAGAGCGAGGGGCTGAGAAGCGCGCTTACCATTCACCAGACGAAGAAAGTAATATTCAGTGTGGTTGAGGTGAATTCTGAGACAcgacaagaaacacaaacagagaaagaaggTGACTTAAGCCATGGTGAGACAGACGAATGCCCAGGTGAGGGAAAGGCAGCACTGGAAGCCTACAGACGTCAGTTCACTGACCCTGACTTTGCCTCAGAAATAACCTTGAGCTACCAACTGGCTCACACTCTGCCTTATGACCCTCGCTTTGATCAGGTCTTCAGCATTCGCCTGCACTTCAACCTCACAGATGAGCACTATGAAGAACTGAGCGACATCAGTGTCCCTTGCCTCTTCAGAGAGAGGTCGTCACCAATGGTGAAGCTGAGGCTGAAGCCTCTGCACCCCTACCCCACCACCCTTCAAGCCAGCGCCATCTTTACCACACAGGACGGGCTCTCGTGGCACACCATCCTGCCTGACATCCATGTGGCGTTCCAGCAGGTCTTCACGCCCCTGCCTGCTCCCTCTGCCTGGGGTCGTGGCGGCAAACTTGACCTGTTTGAGGGATTATGGGATGAGTTGTGCTCCGAGGGCGGGGACTGTGCTACCAGTCTGTTCTGCTGTCAGCTAAAGGAGGGAGCTCTGATGTCCTTGGTGGAGAAACACTTCCTCCACTACCTTATTTCTGACTGGTCCCATAAAGAAGAGTGTAAAGTGCTTTTCTTCCTCCCCCCACAGTCTCATGTGTTGCTGAAAATCACCACAGAGGAAGACGCCGTGCACTTCGACATAGCCACAGATAACTGGCAGCTTCTGCCACACATAACTTCTTATCtactgacaatcacatcctCACAGGACGACACTCACAGCTGA
- the c2h1orf50 gene encoding uncharacterized protein C1orf50 homolog — protein MDRTVSLKTPNSTPAVALVESSSAPGGLELVSSYQTNRVGDPMDLVALATQVQRGDDFIKANASNKLTVIADQIRYLQEQARKVLEEAKRDADLHHAACNIVKKPGTMYYLYERPSGQKYFSIISPKEWGPSCPHSFVSAFKLQHDMSWTPVDQVEKRDAEIAIMNKLISQQTALPPCTEPNFKGLSE, from the exons ATGGACAGGACGGTCAGCCTCAAAACTCCCAACAGCACTCCCGCAG tgGCTCTGGTTgagagcagcagcgcccccggCGGCCTGGAACTGGTCAGCTCCTACCAGACCAACAGAGTGGGAGACCCCATGGACCTGGTGGCCCTGGCAACACAAGTACAAAGG GGAGACGATTTCATTAAAGCCAACGCCTCCAATAAGCTGACAGTCATCGCTGACCAGATCAGATACCTACAGGAGCAGGCGAGAAAG gTCTTGGAAGAGGCTAAAAGAGATGCTGACCTCCACCACGCTGCCTGTAACATAGTGAAGAAGCCGGGCACCATGTACTACCTCTATGAGCGGCCATCTGGACAGAAGTACTTCTCCATCATCTCCCCTAAG GAATGGGGCCCGAGTTGCCCTCACTCATTTGTCAGTGCGTTCAAACTCCAACATGACATGTCCTGGACCCCTGTGGACCAAGTGGAGAAGAGGGATGCAGAGATTGCCATCATGAACAAGCTCATCAGCCAGCAGACCGCTCTACCACCATGCACAGAACCCAACTTCAAAGGCCTTTCTGAGTAA